The Salinivibrio kushneri DNA segment CTGCGTGTTGTTGCCATTCAAACAACAAGGCTTCGACCACGGTGACCCAGGCGCCATGCTGTTGCATCATCGTGATGCCACTTTGGTAGTGAGCAGGCTGACAGGATGACGTCGCATCGGTGACAAGGTGCACATGATAGTGATGGCGAAGTAGATCACAGGCGGTTTGATACACACAAACATGTGTCTCAATGCCACATAAAATCACTTGTTTGCGGTTAAGTGAATTCAGTACCTGCTCAACTTGCGGCTCGGCAAAAGCACTAAATGTATGCTTAGCTATCGGCGTGTTGTCTGGCATGAGGTCAGCGAGTGCTGGCGTTGTTGCGCCAAGCTTTTCAGGCAATTGTTCTACCCAAACGACAGGTATATCGAAGTGTTGGCACCCACGTAATAGTTGAGCCACGTTTTGGTGTAATTCCTCGCTTCCCACTACTTTTTGCGCCAACTTGCCTTGCATATCAATCAACAAAACGACGGCATTTTCGGTGTTAATCATTCTAGTATCCCCCTGTTTTACCGATAAATAAGCATAGCAGCTCTACATGATTACGCTGGCGTTCTTCGCCCACAACCATTTATCTTTTTGTAAAGATACTTGATGCTGATCAATTTGTCGGCTAATCTATCTTCACATAAAGATAAATGGAGACAGGTGATGCATTATTTTATTGCGATTCTCGCCCCCATTTTTTGGGGAAGTACTTATTCGGCAGTTGCATTGTACTTGGGGGATCTTTCCCCTTACTGGATGGCGGTCTGGCGGGCGCTG contains these protein-coding regions:
- a CDS encoding isochorismatase family protein yields the protein MINTENAVVLLIDMQGKLAQKVVGSEELHQNVAQLLRGCQHFDIPVVWVEQLPEKLGATTPALADLMPDNTPIAKHTFSAFAEPQVEQVLNSLNRKQVILCGIETHVCVYQTACDLLRHHYHVHLVTDATSSCQPAHYQSGITMMQQHGAWVTVVEALLFEWQQHAGGPDFKAFLSLIK